One Eublepharis macularius isolate TG4126 chromosome 6, MPM_Emac_v1.0, whole genome shotgun sequence DNA segment encodes these proteins:
- the LOC129331867 gene encoding phospholipid scramblase 2-like translates to MEMQPNKPTPEPPENPGPGYPPPPGYSPSPGYPPAPGYPPAPGYQQVQTTSGFPMYAPASAFPGQVTSAQLVEGQPNAPGSVVWMPAPPVPPKCPPGLEYLSQIDQILIQQQIELMEMITGFETCNRYDIKNTLGQWVYFAAEENDDFTVNCYGPSRPFTIKLFDSAGQAVVEVTRNFQCTCCCCPCICCLQELEVQAPPGTVIGYVKQKWHPCLPKFIIQNEAREDMLKIVAPCVPCRCCEDIHFEVKALDGKSAVGRISRQWTGYVREASTDASNFAIQFPVDLDIKMKAMIIGSCFLFDFMFFERAGNSNAANKRRKGRLHAGAGHRMHAGAGHRMHRRHRH, encoded by the exons ATGGAAATGCAAC CAAATAAGCCTACACCTGAACCTCCTGAAAATCCAGGGCCAGGCTATCCACCTCCACCAGGATATTCACCTTCCCCGGGATATCCACCTGCGCCAGGATATCCACCTGCTCCAGGATATCAACAAGTTCAAACTACATCTGGATTTCCCATGTATGCCCCTGCATCAGCTTTCCCAG GACAAGTGACTTCAGCCCAACTAGTTGAAGGTCAGCCTAATGCGCCTGGCAGTGTAGTTTGGATGCCAGCACCACCTGTGCCTCCCAAATGTCCTCCTGGATTAGAATATTTAAGCCAG ATTGATCAGATATTAATTCAACAGCAGATTGAACTGATGGAAA TGATAACAGGCTTTGAAACTTGCAACAGATATGACATCAAGAACACTTTGGGGCAATGGGTGTATTTTGCAGCTGAAGAAAATGATGACTTTACTGTAAACTGTTATGGCCCATCACGGCCATTCACCATCAAGCTCTTTGACAGTGCGGGCCAAGCAGTCGTAGAAGTGACAAGAAATTTTCAGTGTACCTGTTGTTGCTGTCCTTGCATTTGCTGTTTGCAAGAG cTTGAGGTTCAAGCCCCACCAGGCACAGTCATTGGCTATGTGAAACAGAAGTGGCACCCTTGTCTGCCTAAATTTATTATCCAGAATGAGGCCCGAGAGGATATGCTTAAAATTGTTGCACCTTGTGTGCCATGCCGCTGTTGTGAGGATATTCATTTTGAG GTGAAGGCACTAGATGGGAAATCTGCAGTTGGACGAATTTCAAGACAATGGACTGGCTATGTGAGGGAGGCTTCTACGGACGCTAGCAACTTTGCAATCCAGTTCCCAGTGGATCTTGATATTAAAATGAAAGCAATGATAATTGGGTCCTGTTTCCTGTTT GATTTCATGTTTTTTGAACGTGCAGGAAATAGTAATGCAGCAAACAAGAGGAGAAAAGGTAGGCTGCACGCCGGAGCAGGACACAGGATGCACGCCGGAGCAGGACACAGGATGCACAGAAGACACAGACATTAA